From one Streptomyces sp. NBC_01478 genomic stretch:
- a CDS encoding flavoprotein, which translates to MTEQDSKPFLYVVVCAAGIAADVGRLIAAAQERDWEVGVFATPVAMGGFFDTAAVEARTGRPIRSAWRTPGDPRPFPPPDAVVVAPATFNTINKWAAGTADTLALGTLCEAYGLGVPTVVLPCVGEALAAHPAYRASLARLREMGVRFGEPYSGEAQEDGGRPEFGWERALDLL; encoded by the coding sequence GTGACCGAACAGGACTCGAAACCCTTCCTCTACGTCGTCGTCTGCGCCGCCGGCATCGCCGCCGACGTCGGCAGGCTGATCGCCGCCGCGCAGGAACGGGACTGGGAGGTCGGGGTCTTCGCGACCCCGGTCGCGATGGGCGGCTTCTTCGACACGGCCGCCGTCGAGGCACGGACCGGGCGGCCGATCCGTTCGGCGTGGCGAACTCCCGGTGATCCGCGTCCCTTTCCGCCCCCGGACGCCGTGGTCGTCGCGCCCGCCACCTTCAACACGATCAACAAATGGGCGGCCGGTACGGCGGACACCCTCGCGCTCGGCACCCTCTGCGAGGCGTACGGCCTCGGTGTTCCGACCGTCGTACTCCCTTGTGTCGGCGAGGCGTTGGCCGCCCATCCCGCGTACCGGGCGAGCCTGGCCCGGCTGCGCGAGATGGGCGTGCGGTTCGGCGAGCCGTACTCCGGCGAGGCCCAAGAGGACGGCGGGCGGCCGGAGTTCGGCTGGGAGCGGGCCCTGGACCTGCTCTAG
- a CDS encoding ferredoxin: MHTEIHIDKDICIGAGQCALAAPSVFTQDDDGYSTVLPGKEDGGDAPMLREAARACPVSAITVSDTVG, encoded by the coding sequence ATGCACACGGAAATCCACATCGACAAGGACATCTGCATCGGGGCGGGCCAGTGCGCCCTGGCCGCCCCGAGCGTCTTCACCCAGGACGACGACGGCTACAGCACGGTGCTGCCGGGCAAGGAGGACGGCGGCGACGCCCCGATGCTGAGGGAGGCGGCCCGGGCCTGCCCGGTGAGCGCGATCACGGTGTCGGACACGGTGGGCTGA
- a CDS encoding nitroreductase family deazaflavin-dependent oxidoreductase, protein MPLEGEYEPSPSQWVRDQVELYEGSGGTKGTTLMDTGLPVILLTTVGAKSGKIRKTPLMRVEHDGTYAVVASKGGAPEHPVWYFNVQADPRVELQDGPQKWDLTAREVTGDEKAEWWERAVAAYPPYAEYQTKTDRQIPVFVLEPADGS, encoded by the coding sequence ATGCCTCTTGAGGGCGAGTACGAACCCAGCCCGTCGCAGTGGGTGCGCGACCAGGTCGAGCTGTACGAGGGCTCCGGCGGCACCAAGGGGACGACGTTGATGGACACGGGTCTGCCCGTGATCCTGCTGACGACGGTGGGCGCCAAGAGCGGGAAGATCCGCAAGACCCCGCTGATGCGGGTCGAGCACGACGGGACCTATGCCGTGGTCGCCTCGAAGGGCGGCGCCCCCGAGCACCCGGTCTGGTACTTCAACGTCCAGGCCGATCCGCGTGTCGAGCTGCAGGACGGACCGCAGAAGTGGGACCTGACGGCCCGCGAGGTCACCGGCGACGAGAAGGCCGAGTGGTGGGAGCGGGCGGTCGCCGCGTACCCCCCGTACGCCGAGTACCAGACGAAGACGGACCGGCAGATCCCCGTGTTCGTCCTCGAACCGGCCGACGGAAGCTGA
- a CDS encoding FMN-dependent NADH-azoreductase, translating to MLLHIDSSADTTADSVTRQLTGAFVRTRGRADHRHRDLSAEPVPPITAAYTSLGRRVEREGFVPPAKVPALIESAAEQREWELTHPYLTELLDADTLLLGVPMYNLSVPATLKAWIDRVTFPGALTDPDTGESLLRHTRVVVVMARGGGYGPGTPRERLDFQTPYLRAYFGNLGVPPENLHLVAAELTRVDVMPRPAGMEDLAAASLARARATLTALAAG from the coding sequence ATGCTGCTGCACATCGACTCCAGCGCCGACACGACCGCCGACTCCGTGACCAGGCAACTCACCGGGGCCTTCGTGCGAACGCGCGGCAGGGCGGACCACCGCCACCGCGATCTGTCCGCCGAACCGGTGCCGCCGATCACCGCCGCCTACACCTCCCTCGGCCGCCGCGTGGAACGCGAGGGATTCGTCCCGCCCGCCAAGGTCCCCGCGCTGATCGAGAGCGCGGCCGAACAGCGGGAGTGGGAACTGACCCACCCCTACCTCACCGAACTCCTCGACGCGGACACGCTGTTGCTCGGTGTCCCGATGTACAACCTCTCGGTGCCCGCGACCCTCAAGGCGTGGATCGACCGCGTCACCTTCCCCGGCGCGCTCACCGATCCGGACACCGGCGAGAGCCTCCTGCGCCACACCCGTGTGGTCGTCGTCATGGCACGCGGCGGAGGGTACGGTCCCGGCACCCCGCGCGAACGTCTCGACTTCCAAACGCCTTATCTGCGGGCCTACTTCGGCAACCTGGGCGTACCGCCGGAGAACCTCCACCTCGTCGCCGCCGAACTGACCCGGGTCGACGTCATGCCCCGACCGGCAGGCATGGAGGACCTGGCGGCGGCCTCGCTCGCCCGGGCCCGCGCCACGCTCACGGCACTCGCCGCCGGCTGA
- a CDS encoding cytochrome P450, translating to MTDLTELTGPTDLTEPVAFPQDRTCPYHPPTGYDPLRAARPLTRITLYDGRKAWLVTGHAAARALLADQRLSTDRTHPDFPVINERFAVVRDRRIALLGENDPKHRTQRRMMIPGFTVKRATAMRPGIQRIVDDLLDAMIAQGPPADLVSAFALPVPSMVICALLGVPYADHEFFEAQSRRLLRGPRAEDSQDARDQLDAYLGELIDRKQRDPGEGLLDDMVREQLNEGTLDRAELISFAVILLVAGHETTANMISLGTFTLLRHPERLAELRDDPGLLPDAVEELMRSLSIVDGLMRLAVEDIELDGTTIRAGEGVVFSTAVINRDENVYTAPDALDWHRPTRHHVSFGFGIHQCLGQNLARAELEIALHSLFDRLPALRLAVPAEEIPFKPGDTIQGMLELPVTW from the coding sequence ATGACGGATCTGACGGAACTGACCGGTCCGACCGACCTGACCGAACCCGTCGCCTTCCCGCAGGACCGCACCTGCCCCTACCACCCGCCCACCGGCTACGACCCGCTGCGCGCCGCCCGCCCGCTGACCCGCATCACGCTGTACGACGGTCGCAAGGCCTGGCTCGTGACCGGACACGCCGCCGCCCGCGCGCTGCTGGCCGACCAGCGCCTGTCCACGGACCGCACCCACCCCGACTTCCCCGTGATCAACGAACGGTTCGCGGTGGTCCGCGACCGGAGGATCGCCCTGCTCGGTGAGAACGACCCCAAGCACCGCACCCAGCGGCGGATGATGATCCCCGGTTTCACCGTCAAGCGCGCCACGGCGATGCGGCCCGGCATCCAGCGGATCGTCGACGACCTGCTCGACGCGATGATCGCCCAGGGCCCGCCCGCCGACCTGGTGTCCGCGTTCGCGCTTCCCGTACCGTCGATGGTGATCTGCGCGCTGCTCGGCGTCCCGTACGCCGACCACGAGTTCTTCGAGGCCCAGTCCCGACGCCTGCTGCGCGGCCCCAGGGCCGAGGACAGCCAGGACGCGCGCGATCAACTCGACGCGTATCTGGGCGAGTTGATCGACCGCAAGCAGAGGGATCCGGGCGAGGGGCTGCTGGACGACATGGTCCGGGAGCAGTTGAACGAAGGAACCCTGGACCGCGCCGAGTTGATCTCCTTCGCGGTCATCCTCCTCGTCGCGGGCCACGAGACGACCGCCAACATGATCTCCCTCGGCACCTTCACCCTGCTGCGTCACCCCGAACGGCTGGCCGAACTCCGGGACGATCCGGGGCTGTTGCCGGACGCGGTCGAGGAACTGATGCGGTCGCTGTCCATCGTCGACGGGCTGATGCGGCTCGCCGTCGAGGACATCGAGCTGGACGGTACGACGATCCGGGCCGGCGAGGGCGTGGTCTTCTCGACCGCCGTCATCAACCGCGACGAGAACGTCTACACCGCCCCGGACGCCCTGGACTGGCACCGGCCCACCCGCCACCACGTCTCGTTCGGCTTCGGCATCCACCAGTGCCTCGGCCAGAACCTGGCCCGTGCCGAACTGGAGATCGCCCTGCACAGCCTCTTCGACCGGCTGCCCGCGCTGCGGCTGGCCGTCCCCGCGGAGGAGATCCCCTTCAAACCCGGCGACACGATCCAGGGGATGCTGGAACTCCCCGTGACCTGGTAA
- a CDS encoding nuclear transport factor 2 family protein, protein MADRPPLPPFTRETAARKVQAAEDAWNTRDPQRVALAYSEDSVWRNRDTFVTGRAEIVAFLTAKWAREHEYALRKDLWAFDGDRIAVRFQYECRDAAGQWWRSYGNELWEFDEHGLMTRREASINDLAIEESERRVFGARPEAERGRSFPLQ, encoded by the coding sequence ATGGCCGACCGCCCTCCCCTCCCGCCCTTCACCCGCGAGACCGCGGCGCGGAAGGTCCAGGCCGCCGAGGACGCCTGGAACACCCGCGACCCGCAGCGGGTCGCGCTCGCCTACTCGGAGGACTCCGTCTGGCGCAACCGCGACACCTTCGTCACCGGCCGCGCCGAGATCGTCGCGTTCCTCACCGCGAAGTGGGCCCGTGAGCACGAGTACGCGCTGCGCAAGGACCTCTGGGCCTTCGACGGCGACCGCATCGCGGTCCGCTTCCAGTACGAGTGCCGGGACGCCGCCGGGCAGTGGTGGCGGTCGTACGGCAACGAGCTGTGGGAGTTCGACGAGCACGGCCTGATGACCCGGCGCGAGGCCAGCATCAACGACCTGGCCATCGAGGAGAGCGAACGGCGCGTCTTCGGGGCGCGACCGGAAGCGGAGCGCGGCCGGTCCTTCCCCCTTCAATAG
- a CDS encoding DUF4235 domain-containing protein — MAKIKKKKLPLVYQPVGLVLGLVSGALAGRAFRAAWKAVRHEDNAPDPLDRDRGWAEILFAAALQGALFAVARSAADRTGAKAIEHSTGIWPVKDKGGRE; from the coding sequence GTGGCCAAGATCAAGAAGAAGAAGCTCCCCCTCGTCTACCAGCCCGTCGGCCTCGTCCTGGGCCTGGTGAGCGGCGCCCTCGCCGGCCGTGCCTTCCGCGCCGCGTGGAAGGCGGTACGGCACGAGGACAACGCACCCGACCCGCTGGACCGGGACCGCGGCTGGGCCGAGATCCTGTTCGCCGCCGCCCTTCAGGGCGCCCTCTTCGCGGTGGCGCGCAGCGCGGCGGACCGCACCGGCGCGAAGGCCATCGAGCACTCGACCGGGATCTGGCCGGTGAAGGACAAGGGCGGCCGGGAGTAG
- a CDS encoding aldo/keto reductase, protein MQYVKLGSTGLDVSRISLGCMTYGLPDRGTHEWTLDEEASRPLIRQALEAGINFLDTANVYSDGTSEEITGRALRDFARRDEVVLATKVHGRTRPGPNGAGLSRKAIMSEIDHSLERLGTDYVDLYQIHRADPHTPVEETMEALHDLVKAGKVRYIGASSMYAWQFAKHQHVAERHGWTKFVSMQNHYNLLYREEEREMLPLCADQGVGVLPWSPLARGRLTRDWGTTTERSSNDNFGNRLYQEGDRAIVEAVTRIAGDRGVPRAQVALAWLLHQGTVAAPIVGAAKPQHIKDAVAAVELELSDKELEELEQPYTPHAISGHS, encoded by the coding sequence ATGCAGTACGTGAAGCTCGGTTCGACCGGCCTGGACGTCTCGCGGATCTCTCTGGGCTGCATGACCTACGGCCTCCCGGACCGCGGCACCCACGAGTGGACCCTCGACGAGGAGGCGTCGCGCCCGCTGATCCGGCAGGCGCTGGAGGCCGGGATCAACTTCCTCGACACGGCGAACGTGTACTCCGACGGCACCAGCGAGGAGATCACCGGCAGGGCGCTGCGCGACTTCGCCCGCCGCGACGAGGTCGTGCTCGCCACCAAGGTGCACGGCCGGACCCGCCCCGGACCCAACGGCGCCGGACTCTCCCGCAAGGCGATCATGTCCGAGATCGACCACAGCCTCGAGCGTCTCGGCACCGACTACGTCGACCTGTACCAGATCCACCGTGCCGACCCGCACACCCCCGTCGAGGAGACGATGGAGGCGCTGCACGACCTGGTGAAGGCGGGCAAGGTCCGCTACATCGGGGCGAGTTCGATGTACGCCTGGCAGTTCGCCAAGCACCAGCACGTCGCCGAGCGGCACGGCTGGACCAAGTTCGTGTCGATGCAGAACCACTACAACCTCCTCTACCGCGAGGAGGAGCGCGAGATGCTGCCGCTGTGCGCGGACCAGGGCGTCGGCGTGCTGCCGTGGAGCCCGCTGGCGCGGGGCCGCCTCACCCGGGACTGGGGCACCACCACCGAGCGCAGCAGCAACGACAACTTCGGCAACCGCCTCTATCAGGAGGGCGACCGAGCCATCGTCGAGGCGGTCACTCGCATCGCCGGCGACCGGGGCGTCCCGCGCGCCCAGGTCGCCCTCGCCTGGCTGCTGCACCAGGGCACGGTGGCGGCGCCGATCGTCGGCGCGGCCAAGCCGCAGCACATCAAGGACGCGGTCGCCGCCGTCGAACTGGAGCTGAGCGACAAGGAGTTGGAGGAACTGGAGCAGCCCTACACGCCGCACGCGATCAGCGGCCACTCCTGA
- a CDS encoding nuclear transport factor 2 family protein has product MSATPTTRTVVEDLLHRIGHAEPERVAELYAEHADWKLNWPEDEHGRAATPWIRHRATRADAADHFRDLAAHHVPGRVGTEIERILVDGADAVVLGEIRLTARSTGRPYRARFALHLTVRDGLIVRHHVYEDSFAVARAFATGAGAR; this is encoded by the coding sequence ATGTCCGCGACACCAACCACCCGCACCGTCGTGGAGGACCTGCTGCACCGGATCGGCCACGCCGAACCCGAGCGCGTCGCGGAGCTTTACGCCGAGCACGCCGACTGGAAGCTGAACTGGCCCGAGGACGAGCACGGCCGCGCCGCCACCCCGTGGATCCGGCACCGCGCCACCCGCGCCGACGCGGCCGACCACTTCCGGGACCTCGCCGCCCACCATGTGCCGGGACGGGTGGGCACGGAGATCGAGCGCATCCTGGTCGACGGCGCCGACGCGGTGGTGCTCGGCGAGATCCGGCTGACCGCGAGGTCCACCGGGCGGCCCTATCGGGCCAGATTCGCCCTCCATCTCACCGTCCGGGACGGACTGATCGTCCGGCACCACGTGTACGAGGACAGCTTCGCCGTGGCCCGGGCCTTCGCGACCGGAGCGGGCGCGCGCTGA
- a CDS encoding VOC family protein → MALVTAGFVVLDAVEPEKLAVFYTELLDAEQTDISLDHVEIRGAEGTRLAFRRDVSATPASWPRAENNQQVHLDFLVEDLDEAERRIIGLGGRPLETKDMPGPYQERVYADPAGHSFTIRPVPPTATDQG, encoded by the coding sequence ATGGCACTCGTGACCGCAGGCTTCGTGGTGCTCGACGCGGTCGAGCCGGAAAAGCTCGCCGTGTTCTACACGGAGCTGCTGGACGCCGAGCAGACCGACATCTCGCTCGACCACGTGGAGATCAGGGGCGCCGAAGGGACCCGGCTCGCGTTCCGCCGGGACGTCAGCGCCACACCGGCGAGCTGGCCCCGCGCCGAGAACAACCAACAGGTCCACCTGGACTTCCTGGTGGAGGACCTGGACGAGGCCGAGCGCCGGATCATCGGACTCGGCGGACGTCCGCTGGAGACCAAGGACATGCCGGGGCCGTACCAGGAGCGCGTGTACGCGGACCCGGCCGGCCACTCCTTCACCATCCGCCCGGTGCCGCCCACGGCCACCGATCAGGGCTGA
- a CDS encoding sigma-70 family RNA polymerase sigma factor: MRGHDELADRFEERRGRLRAVAYRMLGSLGEADDAVQETWLRLSRAGGDGIDNLTAWLTTVVSRVCLDMLRSRASRREDPYGDDPPEPGADELPEEEAVLADSVGLALLVVLDRLGPAERVAFVLHDLFAVPFDRVAAVLDRSRPAAKKLASRARQKVRGTPVVPGAELDRHREVVEAFLSAARGGDLSALLDVLAPDVVRHADPSVLPPGVAAELRGARAVAEGTVLLRHRTRFATLALVDGDVGIVVAPGGRLSLALRVTVEGGRVAGYEVVSGWERLRKVEVRVLGMVGVVG, translated from the coding sequence ATGCGGGGGCACGACGAGTTGGCGGACCGGTTCGAGGAGCGGCGCGGGCGGTTGCGGGCGGTGGCGTACCGGATGCTGGGTTCGCTCGGCGAGGCGGACGACGCGGTGCAGGAGACCTGGCTGCGGCTGAGCCGCGCGGGCGGCGACGGCATCGACAACCTGACCGCCTGGCTGACGACGGTCGTCTCCCGTGTCTGCCTGGACATGCTGCGCTCGCGTGCGTCCCGCCGGGAGGATCCCTACGGCGACGACCCGCCGGAGCCGGGCGCGGACGAGCTGCCCGAGGAGGAGGCCGTACTCGCCGACTCGGTGGGGCTCGCGCTGCTGGTGGTGCTGGACAGGCTGGGTCCGGCGGAGCGGGTCGCGTTCGTGCTGCACGATCTGTTCGCGGTGCCGTTCGACCGCGTCGCGGCGGTCCTGGACCGGTCCCGGCCCGCCGCGAAGAAGCTCGCCAGCCGGGCCCGGCAGAAGGTGCGGGGCACGCCGGTGGTGCCGGGCGCCGAACTCGACCGGCACCGGGAGGTCGTCGAGGCGTTCCTGTCCGCCGCGCGGGGCGGTGACCTCAGCGCCCTCCTCGACGTGCTCGCCCCTGACGTCGTCCGCCATGCCGACCCCTCCGTGCTGCCGCCCGGCGTGGCGGCCGAGCTGCGTGGTGCCCGGGCGGTCGCGGAGGGGACGGTACTGCTGCGGCACCGGACCCGGTTCGCGACCCTGGCCCTCGTCGACGGGGACGTGGGCATCGTGGTCGCTCCGGGGGGCCGGTTGTCGCTTGCGCTCCGGGTGACGGTCGAGGGCGGGCGGGTCGCCGGGTACGAGGTGGTCTCGGGGTGGGAACGGTTGCGGAAGGTTGAGGTGAGGGTGCTGGGGATGGTGGGCGTAGTGGGTTGA
- a CDS encoding FG-GAP repeat domain-containing protein: MKPRIAVVTLALCTALAPLSGCGGGSGTATDDGSSSSSGAPATGTTSRTPAPGKGSKDPDDLNGDGHRDLVVPIVVGGGEGAPDERVGVVYGSARGLDPSTRGVYGRTGLGLPAPGRQLLAPKDSVAAADVTTADLDGDGFPDFVTTVRGPMASDNNVFAARTVPYISWGGPGGPASKTATPVQLPQSVTKLGVTSVVRGDFDGDGHHDLAGFAYNRSSLVVMYGPFTRSGAPARTDTSLPWADGELVADAVAPSGTPRATSLLVHAVSDGEQSGNTLYTARKGVQLSATARQLRNGNAHAFGDFDGDGQRDVAVGDDGSRNDEPGFGTEPAEVDGSLAVYPGSGGAPVTYRLPGAPKPARTGYGPGGYVAADPDGDGRDGILVATYEGATLLDGTRRTSVLRDGPATEDGKQIPAKWRHARPAGAADFDGDGKDELVLNWGADTRFGVYGERPTRWWITDGTTNANRATFTTTAFAPRSS, encoded by the coding sequence GTGAAGCCTCGTATCGCCGTAGTGACCCTCGCCCTCTGCACCGCGCTCGCTCCGCTCAGCGGATGCGGCGGCGGAAGCGGAACCGCCACCGACGACGGGTCGTCATCCTCCTCGGGAGCACCGGCCACGGGCACCACGAGCCGAACTCCCGCTCCGGGCAAGGGTTCCAAGGACCCCGACGACCTCAACGGCGACGGGCACCGCGACCTCGTGGTGCCGATCGTCGTCGGCGGCGGCGAGGGCGCCCCCGACGAACGGGTCGGTGTGGTCTACGGATCGGCCAGGGGCCTCGACCCGTCGACGCGCGGGGTCTACGGCCGCACCGGTCTGGGCCTGCCCGCACCCGGCCGCCAACTGCTGGCGCCGAAGGACTCGGTGGCCGCCGCCGACGTCACCACCGCCGACCTGGACGGCGACGGTTTCCCGGACTTCGTCACCACCGTCCGGGGCCCGATGGCGTCGGACAACAACGTCTTCGCCGCACGCACCGTCCCGTACATCTCGTGGGGCGGCCCCGGCGGACCGGCCTCGAAGACCGCCACGCCCGTCCAACTGCCGCAGAGCGTAACGAAGTTGGGCGTCACGTCCGTGGTGCGCGGCGACTTCGACGGCGACGGGCACCACGACCTCGCCGGGTTCGCGTACAACCGCTCGTCCCTCGTGGTGATGTACGGCCCGTTCACGCGCTCGGGCGCCCCCGCCCGCACCGACACGAGCCTCCCCTGGGCGGACGGCGAACTCGTCGCCGACGCCGTCGCCCCGTCCGGCACGCCTCGCGCGACCTCGCTCCTGGTGCACGCGGTGAGCGACGGCGAGCAGTCCGGCAACACGCTCTACACCGCCCGCAAGGGCGTTCAACTGTCCGCCACCGCACGGCAGTTGAGGAACGGGAACGCGCACGCGTTCGGCGACTTCGACGGCGACGGGCAGCGCGATGTGGCGGTCGGCGACGACGGCAGCCGTAACGACGAGCCCGGCTTCGGGACCGAGCCGGCCGAGGTCGACGGCTCGCTCGCGGTGTATCCCGGCTCCGGCGGCGCACCGGTGACGTACCGGCTCCCCGGGGCACCGAAGCCCGCGCGCACCGGCTACGGACCCGGCGGCTATGTCGCCGCGGACCCGGACGGCGACGGCCGTGACGGCATCCTCGTCGCCACGTACGAGGGCGCGACACTCCTCGACGGCACCCGGCGGACCAGCGTCCTGCGCGACGGGCCGGCCACGGAGGACGGCAAGCAGATCCCCGCGAAATGGCGGCACGCCAGGCCCGCGGGTGCCGCCGACTTCGACGGTGACGGCAAGGACGAGCTGGTCCTGAACTGGGGCGCGGACACCAGGTTCGGCGTCTACGGTGAGCGCCCCACGCGCTGGTGGATCACCGACGGCACGACGAACGCGAACAGGGCGACCTTCACGACGACGGCCTTCGCCCCGCGCTCCTCGTAG
- a CDS encoding TetR/AcrR family transcriptional regulator → MDSAVAREQALDAAEKLFYGRGVQAVGMDAVRTASGLSLKRLYQLFPAKEELVEAYLERRDLRWRGRLAGHVERHDDPRERIPAVFDWLEEWFGEADFRGCAWINSYGELGATSERVVAQVRAHKRAFRAYLAGLVADAGLPAVLAGQLFLLAEGAMVTAGITGSAEPAAEARAAALSLLRAG, encoded by the coding sequence ATGGACAGCGCAGTCGCCCGGGAGCAGGCGCTGGACGCCGCCGAGAAGCTGTTCTACGGGCGGGGGGTTCAGGCCGTCGGCATGGACGCCGTCCGCACCGCCTCCGGGCTCTCCCTCAAGCGGCTCTATCAACTCTTCCCCGCGAAGGAGGAGTTGGTGGAGGCGTATCTCGAACGGCGTGACCTGCGCTGGCGCGGACGCCTCGCCGGACACGTCGAGCGGCACGATGATCCACGGGAGCGGATTCCGGCCGTCTTCGACTGGCTGGAGGAGTGGTTCGGCGAGGCCGATTTCCGCGGCTGCGCGTGGATCAACTCGTACGGCGAGCTCGGCGCGACCTCGGAGCGGGTGGTGGCCCAAGTGCGGGCGCACAAGCGGGCGTTCCGCGCGTATCTCGCCGGTCTCGTGGCGGACGCGGGGCTGCCCGCCGTACTGGCCGGGCAGCTCTTCCTGCTGGCGGAGGGCGCCATGGTCACGGCGGGCATCACCGGGAGCGCGGAGCCGGCGGCGGAGGCGCGCGCGGCGGCCCTGTCGCTGCTGCGGGCCGGCTGA
- a CDS encoding cation diffusion facilitator family transporter, whose amino-acid sequence MSDTPADPAPDGDTDGATDRKTRVTVLVALAANLVIAAAKAVGGLVAGSPALLSEAAHSVADSLNEVFLLAALRRSRRPADERHPFGYGKERFFWSLLAAVGIFVMGACFSVFQGIEALRNGAEETSAGYVVGLIVLAVALVVEGISLLRALHQVRAQGGGMDALRDPALRTVVAEDGTAVLGVTLAMIGMALHMITGQVVWEASASIAIGVLLGYVAYRLGRDARDQLIGEAVDPELGDKIRELLAAEPEIDSVEALFTMRMGLDSTMVAARIDLVPGMDSERVEEVSMRIKESLGRAVSETGEIFLDITDRPVARAAESPAATGERGGA is encoded by the coding sequence ATGAGCGACACACCTGCCGACCCCGCGCCCGACGGTGACACGGACGGCGCCACGGACCGCAAGACCCGGGTCACCGTCCTCGTCGCACTCGCCGCCAATCTGGTCATCGCGGCCGCCAAGGCCGTCGGCGGTCTGGTCGCCGGGTCGCCCGCGCTGCTCTCGGAGGCCGCGCACTCGGTGGCCGACAGCCTCAACGAGGTCTTCCTCCTCGCCGCCCTGCGCCGCAGCCGCCGCCCCGCCGACGAGCGGCACCCCTTCGGCTACGGCAAGGAGCGCTTCTTCTGGTCGCTGCTCGCCGCCGTGGGGATCTTCGTGATGGGCGCCTGCTTCTCCGTGTTCCAGGGGATCGAGGCGCTGCGCAACGGCGCCGAGGAGACGTCCGCCGGCTATGTGGTGGGCTTGATCGTGCTAGCCGTCGCCCTGGTCGTGGAGGGAATCTCCCTGCTGCGGGCCCTGCACCAGGTGCGTGCCCAGGGCGGCGGCATGGACGCCCTGCGCGACCCCGCGCTGCGGACCGTCGTCGCCGAGGACGGCACGGCCGTGCTAGGCGTGACCCTCGCCATGATCGGCATGGCGCTGCACATGATCACCGGGCAGGTGGTGTGGGAGGCGTCCGCCTCGATCGCGATCGGAGTGCTCCTCGGTTACGTCGCCTACCGCCTGGGCCGCGACGCCCGCGACCAGCTCATCGGCGAGGCCGTCGATCCCGAACTGGGCGACAAAATCCGCGAGTTGCTGGCTGCCGAGCCCGAGATCGACAGTGTGGAAGCGCTGTTCACCATGCGGATGGGGCTCGACTCGACGATGGTCGCCGCCCGGATCGACCTCGTTCCCGGCATGGACAGCGAGCGGGTCGAGGAGGTCTCCATGCGGATCAAGGAGTCCCTGGGCCGTGCGGTGTCCGAGACCGGTGAGATCTTCCTGGACATCACCGACCGGCCGGTGGCCCGGGCAGCGGAAAGCCCCGCCGCGACGGGGGAGCGCGGCGGGGCCTGA